The Rhodopirellula halodulae genome includes the window CTTCGAGCGTGATCAAAACCGACGCACGAATCGCCTCGTTGCGAAACTGGTTTGCCCGGACGCGCTCATGGGTTTTCTGGTCCATGCTGAGAACGCTCAAATCCCAAGACGATTTGCATCCGTCGCACTGCACGAACGGTTCCGGGTTTCCGATGGGAATCGTTGGGATGAAGTAGAGCGTCAGGAATGGACGTTTGGAACGAGTGCGTTGTCCCTGAATTGAGTTGCATGTGGGGCAATAGAACTCTCCCGATTCCAGCGTTCGCGTCAAATTCATCGTGCCAATCAAAATCATGCTGGTGGCTCTCAGAAGAAGGGATGAATTGGAATAGGGAGTAATTCCGCGAGAGATATTGCAAATTGCCGCGGGTGCCGGAATCGTCCGCTTGCGGGCCTGTCCGTCGGATGGGGCTTGTCTGCGGTTTGCTCTTCAGTCGCGGCACTGACTGTGCCGATTACAACGATACCGCAAATTCTTGCACAATCAATTTCTGAACCGTTGTCTCTCGCACAGTGTTCACGAACACAGCGGGTATTGAATCATGTCGCTACTACCCGTCGCAACGAATCGTATCAGCACGCCGATGCAGAATCAGCGGCTGATGCATCAGTTGAACAGCGATCAATTGGCGATTCAACGTCAGTATGACCAGCTCAGTACCGGAAGACGGGTGTTGAGTATCAGTGACGATCCCGCGGCCGCCGCTCAGGCCATCAGTTTGCAACGCGGAGTTTCACGGACCGAGCAAATGGTCCGCAACGCGAATTCGGTGGAAGCATTCTACCAATCCGCCGACGTGACCTTGGACAAGGTGGACGGTGCAATCATCGAGGCTCGCGGCGCGGCGGTGGAGGCGGCTCAGTCAGTCCTGTCTGACGACCAGCGAGAGGCGTTGGCGATGACGATTCGTCAGCAGATGGAAGCGGTGGTCAGTGCGGGAAACGCGATGTTCGCGGATCACCAAATTTTGGGCGGGATCTTGGAAACCGACGCCGCCCTTGAACACCTCAGCGGGACGGTTCGGTTCAACGGTAGTCAAGCGATCGGTCAAACAAAGCTGGGCGACGGAGCCTTGACCGAGTTCACGGTGACCGCAGCATCAGCCATTGGCGTGGGCGAGCCATTCATTCAGGGGCAATCGCTGGGAGCGTCGCTGAACGAGAACACGCGTTTGATCGACATGCGTCAAGGCGAAGGGGTGCAACCGGGCGTGCTGACGGTTTCCGATGGCAGCAACTTCGTGGAACTCGATCTACGGCAAGCGGCAACCATTGGGGACGTGGCGGACATGTTTCGGTCGGTTGATTTGGACGGCCGATCGTTGTCGTTCACGATTGGGCCCGACTCGGTGACGGTTCAATACGCCGACGGATTGCCTGGCACTCTCGCGATTCGCGATTCGGAAGGCAGTCGTTTGTCGTCCGATTTATTGATTGCCAACCCACAAGGTTTTCGGCCGCCGCCGTTGGTTGGCGATCGATTGTCACCCCAGGTGACTTTGGGGACGCCCATTGCTGATCTGAACAATGGTGCCGGCTTGGACCTGACCGACGGAATCGTCATCGATCGAGGATCGGACCGCTACACGATCGACTTTTCAGATGCGGAAACTGTTGGCGATGTGATCATTGCAATCAACCGCAGCGACGCGGAAGTGCGGGCCGTTTTGAATGAAACGAGCGGTAGCATTGAAGTGCACGGCTTGCGTGCCGGTGTGGACTACAGCATTGGCGAAAACGGCGGCCAAGCCGCGACGCAGCTTGGGATTCGCACGGCAGATGAGGACACGCTGGTCAGCGAACTCGCACGCGGTCGCGGATTGCGTCTGAATCCCGAGGGGCCGGATCTGGTGATCACTCGTCCGGACGGAATCGAACTCGAATTGGAGCTGGAAGATGTCAGTACGGTCGGTGACATCGTTGACCTGATTCGCAATCATCCCGACAACCAAGACACGCAGCGGGTATTGGTCGATCTCAATTCGGTCGGCAATGGATTGCAACTCAGTGTGCCTCCCGGTGCAGATCCGATTCGTGTTTCCCAGCCCGGGGTCAGTGATGCGGGAACGTATCTCGGTTGGATCGAACCCGGTGAAGCATCGGCAGAAGGCGAGATTCAGGGGGCTTTCATGGTCTTGGATGGCCGTGATTACCAACCGCGGGATTCGGGAGGCGCGATCGACACGTTGCTGCGTTTGGAAACAGCCATTCGAGATGGCGACATCTCCGAGATTGGGCGTTTGCAACAACGGCTGGACGAGGATCTGGATACCAGCACCCGAACTCGAGGCCGCGTCGGTGTGTGGCATTCCGCTCTTCAGGATTCACGCACCGCCGTCGAGAACGAAAACGTTCTCCTGCAATCGCAATTGTCCGATGCCATGGATGCTGACTTGGCGGCTGTCATCAGCGAGCTGCAAGCCCGGCAAGCTGCTCTGGAGGCTTCGATGCGGTTCATCGGGCAAACCTCCGGAATCACCGTGTTGAACTATTTGTAGGTTTCCTGCGGTTGACTGGCCCAGCGATGCGTTGAGTTTGCGGGTTGTACCGAACATAGCGATCGCATTGGTCATGCGGAAATTTCGAGTTTTCTGGATTGTTCTGTCAATTTGCAGCTCGCGAAGGTCGATACCCATAGCGACGGGACAGTCCCGGAACACCAAAAAATTCGACGAGTGGAATTCAAGTCATGCGGATTGACAGTCATCGCTTCGGCACGTTGGAGCTCAACGCCGATCAGTTGTTTTTGTTCCCGCAAGGCTTGATCGGAATGGAATCGCTGCATCAGTGGGCGTTGATCCCTGATCCAGACAACGCGGCCGTTGCCTGGCTGCAAAGTGCTGCTCGGGGCGACCGTGCATTGGCCGTTATCAGCCCGCGAGCCTTCTTTCCGGATTACCGCGTTCACATCGGCCGCCGTGACTTGGCGAGCCTGCACCTCACCTCTGGATCCGAGGTGTATGTGATGACGACGGTTGCTGGGCACGTCGGCAAATTGACGACCAACTTGCGTGCTCCATTGATGTTGAACTTGGACCGACGACTTGGTTGCCAAGTCATCACCAACGACGACCGGCCCATGCGTCAACCGTTGCCAACCGTCGCAGCACAATCGGCTCAACCGTTGCCGACTTCCAACGTGCGTGCTGCCTGATCGCAGCGAACACGAACAGCTCTCAACAAATGGCGGGTCCGTTCACGGGCTCGCCATTGTTGCTGCGCCAGCGTGTCGTTCATCGCCCGTGATGCGGATGCCCGCGTCGGAACGTCGCTGTGATGTCGTGCTGATGCGAACCTTGCAAGCTGGCTGGCATCTCACTGGTCGCCGTTTGCGTTGCGAAACCAGCGTCATCGCATCTGTTCATGGACGCGAGTGGCCATGTTGCAAAGCGGGCCAGCGTTGCAAACGGGGTACCAAGGCGAATCGGCACGACCGGCACGTGCCGACCTTCTGACCGATGCTTGAACAATTCTTGGGCGGGCGTCGATGAGTGGTGTACGCGAGGCGAAGCAACGGGTGTTGTTTCATCAGGTGAACCTCGTGCGAACATTGCGATGGAATGCAATTACATCCGGCAAAGGACTGCCGCCGTAAACGCTTGAAATTCCTGACGACTTGATTCGAAAGCTCTCCCACTCCGATAAAATAAGCCGAGGACACCATGCTCGTCCTTTCCCGACACCGCGACGAAAGCATCATGATTGGTGACGATGTGGTCGTAACCATCGTTGATATCCGAGGCGACAAAGTGCGTCTGGGCATCGAAGCTCCCCAAGCCATCCCAGTGCACCGTCAAGAAGTCTATGACGCGATCCAGCGAGAGAATCGCCGCGCATCGCAAACAGGTGCGGGGGCGACCAAGGACTTGCGTCCGCCTCGCGACTGATCGATCGCGATGAAGGTGGAGCTCCAGGTCAGTGAGGACCGTCCGTCGTGGGTGACGGATGAATCCACTGGCGATCGCCTGACTCGAAACGTTCTTGCTT containing:
- a CDS encoding flagellin N-terminal helical domain-containing protein, which translates into the protein MQNQRLMHQLNSDQLAIQRQYDQLSTGRRVLSISDDPAAAAQAISLQRGVSRTEQMVRNANSVEAFYQSADVTLDKVDGAIIEARGAAVEAAQSVLSDDQREALAMTIRQQMEAVVSAGNAMFADHQILGGILETDAALEHLSGTVRFNGSQAIGQTKLGDGALTEFTVTAASAIGVGEPFIQGQSLGASLNENTRLIDMRQGEGVQPGVLTVSDGSNFVELDLRQAATIGDVADMFRSVDLDGRSLSFTIGPDSVTVQYADGLPGTLAIRDSEGSRLSSDLLIANPQGFRPPPLVGDRLSPQVTLGTPIADLNNGAGLDLTDGIVIDRGSDRYTIDFSDAETVGDVIIAINRSDAEVRAVLNETSGSIEVHGLRAGVDYSIGENGGQAATQLGIRTADEDTLVSELARGRGLRLNPEGPDLVITRPDGIELELELEDVSTVGDIVDLIRNHPDNQDTQRVLVDLNSVGNGLQLSVPPGADPIRVSQPGVSDAGTYLGWIEPGEASAEGEIQGAFMVLDGRDYQPRDSGGAIDTLLRLETAIRDGDISEIGRLQQRLDEDLDTSTRTRGRVGVWHSALQDSRTAVENENVLLQSQLSDAMDADLAAVISELQARQAALEASMRFIGQTSGITVLNYL
- the fliW gene encoding flagellar assembly protein FliW, translating into MRIDSHRFGTLELNADQLFLFPQGLIGMESLHQWALIPDPDNAAVAWLQSAARGDRALAVISPRAFFPDYRVHIGRRDLASLHLTSGSEVYVMTTVAGHVGKLTTNLRAPLMLNLDRRLGCQVITNDDRPMRQPLPTVAAQSAQPLPTSNVRAA
- the csrA gene encoding carbon storage regulator CsrA — translated: MLVLSRHRDESIMIGDDVVVTIVDIRGDKVRLGIEAPQAIPVHRQEVYDAIQRENRRASQTGAGATKDLRPPRD